One region of Jatrophihabitans cynanchi genomic DNA includes:
- the dacB gene encoding D-alanyl-D-alanine carboxypeptidase/D-alanyl-D-alanine endopeptidase yields MSRPGVRTASLVALVIVLAAGAGTAGFFETRALRSHRDPAPSASAAPTAWPAALSAATAAPAPVVTAGAGQVPAAAAVARALAAPVRDPALGSRLLAQVIDVDSGTSLFADRPGTPAAPASTAKLLTAAAVLAAYPGTHRFTTSVATGAGGALVLVGGGDPTLTAAAAGKAADYPGAARISDLAAQLHGVPVTRIVVDDSLFAGPSVSPDWAAEDVPSSYASAITAVLADGGRARPGDAIRSAAPDLAAGHALAAALGHADLPVTRGAAPSGARTLATVRSAPLRELVEQMLQQSDNVIAEVLARQVAVARHLPASFTGAAAAVRAELAGLGVQVGAGLRDGSGLAAADRVSPAALAAVLRLAATGPAGPRALLAGLPVAAWSGTLADRYLGGRAVAAGAGAVRAKTGTLTGVSSLAGVVHTRDGRLLAFALIADRVAPGAAATDAADAALDAIAAALARCGCS; encoded by the coding sequence CTCGTGGCGCTCGTCATCGTGCTGGCGGCCGGCGCCGGAACCGCGGGGTTCTTCGAGACCCGGGCCCTACGCAGCCATCGGGACCCCGCGCCGAGCGCGTCCGCAGCCCCGACCGCCTGGCCCGCCGCGCTGTCGGCCGCCACCGCGGCGCCGGCTCCGGTCGTGACCGCGGGCGCCGGGCAGGTGCCCGCGGCCGCCGCGGTCGCCCGGGCGCTGGCCGCACCGGTCCGCGACCCGGCGCTGGGCTCGCGTCTGCTCGCGCAGGTGATCGACGTCGACTCGGGCACGTCGCTGTTCGCCGACCGGCCGGGCACTCCCGCGGCGCCCGCCTCGACGGCGAAGCTGCTGACCGCGGCGGCCGTGCTCGCCGCCTACCCCGGCACGCACCGGTTCACCACCTCGGTCGCCACGGGCGCCGGCGGCGCGCTCGTGCTGGTCGGCGGCGGCGACCCGACGCTGACGGCGGCCGCCGCGGGCAAGGCCGCCGACTACCCGGGCGCCGCGCGCATCAGCGATCTCGCGGCGCAACTGCACGGCGTGCCGGTCACCCGCATCGTCGTCGACGACTCGCTGTTCGCCGGGCCGTCGGTCTCGCCGGACTGGGCCGCCGAGGACGTGCCGAGCAGCTACGCGTCGGCGATCACCGCGGTGCTGGCCGACGGGGGCCGGGCCCGGCCCGGGGACGCGATCCGCAGCGCGGCGCCGGATCTGGCCGCCGGCCATGCGCTGGCCGCCGCGCTCGGTCACGCGGACCTGCCGGTGACGCGTGGGGCCGCGCCGTCAGGTGCCCGCACCCTGGCCACGGTGCGCTCGGCGCCGCTGCGCGAACTGGTCGAGCAGATGTTGCAGCAGTCCGACAACGTGATCGCCGAGGTGCTGGCGCGGCAGGTCGCGGTGGCCCGGCACCTGCCCGCCTCGTTCACCGGCGCGGCGGCCGCGGTTCGCGCCGAGCTCGCCGGCCTCGGCGTGCAGGTCGGCGCCGGGCTGCGCGACGGCAGCGGGCTCGCCGCCGCGGACCGGGTCAGCCCGGCCGCGCTGGCCGCGGTGCTGCGGCTGGCCGCGACGGGACCGGCCGGCCCCCGCGCGCTGCTGGCCGGCCTGCCCGTCGCGGCCTGGTCGGGGACGCTGGCCGACCGCTACCTCGGCGGCCGGGCGGTCGCCGCCGGCGCGGGGGCGGTGCGCGCCAAGACCGGCACGCTGACCGGCGTGTCCTCGCTCGCCGGCGTCGTGCACACCCGGGACGGGCGGCTGCTCGCGTTCGCGCTGATCGCCGACCGCGTCGCCCCCGGCGCTGCGGCGACCGACGCCGCCGACGCCGCGCTGGACGCCATCGCGGCCGCGCTGGCGCGGTGCGGCTGTTCCTGA
- a CDS encoding zinc-dependent metalloprotease: protein MSGLIDWDVAARVARRLSPAPPAVSRDIAEDAVGELYRCASRAADHVAELTGLHEPPVTAATRVVDRHAWIDVNAGGMRAVLTPLIDKLAADNPVGRVGERIGGRVTGAQAGAVLGFLSGKVLGQFEFFDRPGGQLLLVAPNLVAVERQLKVDPSDFRLWVCLHEVTHRVQFTAVPWLRRHMLDEVSALTESMDTDPAALRQRLAGAASELVKVIRGRDDGAGLMAALATPQQREILDRVGAFMSLVEGHAEYVMNAVDPAVIPSQPQIEQRFAVRRRRGANPLDRLLRRLLGMDAKTRQYVDGATFVRTVIDRVGLADFNAVWASRQTLPSKAEIANPVQWIARVHA from the coding sequence ATGAGCGGTCTCATCGACTGGGACGTCGCGGCCCGAGTGGCCAGACGGCTCAGTCCAGCCCCGCCGGCCGTCAGCCGGGACATCGCCGAGGACGCGGTGGGCGAGCTGTACCGCTGCGCCTCGCGCGCTGCCGACCACGTCGCCGAGCTCACCGGGCTGCACGAGCCGCCGGTCACCGCCGCGACCCGGGTGGTCGACCGGCACGCCTGGATCGACGTGAACGCCGGCGGGATGCGTGCCGTGCTCACCCCGCTGATCGACAAGCTCGCCGCTGACAATCCGGTCGGCCGGGTGGGCGAGCGGATCGGCGGCCGGGTCACCGGCGCCCAGGCCGGCGCGGTCCTCGGCTTCCTGTCCGGGAAGGTCCTCGGCCAGTTCGAGTTCTTCGACCGCCCGGGCGGGCAGTTGCTGCTCGTGGCGCCCAACCTGGTCGCGGTCGAACGCCAGCTCAAGGTCGACCCGTCCGACTTCCGGCTCTGGGTCTGCCTGCACGAGGTGACCCACCGGGTCCAGTTCACCGCGGTCCCCTGGCTGCGCCGGCACATGCTGGACGAGGTCAGCGCGCTCACCGAGTCGATGGACACCGATCCGGCCGCGCTCCGCCAGCGGCTCGCCGGCGCGGCGAGCGAGCTGGTCAAGGTGATCCGCGGCAGGGACGACGGCGCGGGGCTGATGGCCGCGCTCGCCACGCCGCAGCAGCGCGAGATCCTCGATCGCGTCGGCGCGTTCATGTCGCTCGTCGAGGGGCACGCCGAGTACGTGATGAACGCCGTCGACCCGGCGGTCATCCCGAGCCAGCCGCAGATCGAGCAGCGGTTCGCGGTGCGCCGGCGGCGCGGCGCGAACCCGCTTGACCGGTTGCTGCGCCGGCTGCTCGGCATGGACGCCAAGACCCGGCAGTACGTCGACGGCGCGACGTTCGTGCGCACCGTGATCGACCGGGTCGGGCTGGCGGACTTCAACGCGGTCTGGGCGTCTCGCCAGACGCTGCCGAGCAAGGCCGAGATCGCGAACCCGGTGCAGTGGATCGCGCGCGTCCACGCCTGA